DNA sequence from the Penaeus monodon isolate SGIC_2016 chromosome 28, NSTDA_Pmon_1, whole genome shotgun sequence genome:
NNNNNNNNNNNNNNNNNNNNNNNNNNNNNNNNNNNNNNNNNNNNNNNNNNNNNNNNNNNNNNNNNNNNNNNNNNNNNNNNNNNNNNNNNNNNNNNNNNNNNNNNNNNNNNNNNNNNNNNNNNNNNNNNNNNNNNNNNNNNNNNNNNNNNNNNNNNNNNNNNNNNNNNNNNNNNNNNNNNNNNNNNNNNNNNNNNNNNNNNNNNNNNNNNNNNNNNNNNNNNNNNNNNNNNNNNNNNNNNNNNNNNNNNNNNNNNNNNNNNNNNNNNNNNNNNNNNNNNNNNNNNNNNNNNNNNNNNNNNNNNNNNNNNNNNNNNNNNNNNNNNNNNNNNNNNNNNNNNNNNNNNNNNNNNNNNNNNNNNNNNNNNNNNNNNNNNNNNNNNNNNNNNNNNNNNNNNNNNNNNNNNNNNNNNNNNNNNNNNNNNNNNNNNNNNNNNNNNNNNNNNNNNNNNNNNNNNNNNNNNNNNNNNNNNNNNNNNNNNNNNNNNNNNNNNNNNNNNNNNNNNNNNNNNNNNNNNNNNNNNNNNNNNNNNNNNNNNNNNNNNNNNNNNNNNNNNNNNNNNNNNNNNNNNNNNNNNNNNNNNNNNNNNNNNNNNNNNNNNNNNNNNNNNNNNNNNNNNNNNNNNNNNNNNNNNNNNNNNNNNNNNNNNNNNNNNNNNNNNNNNNNNNNNNNNNNNNNNNNNNNNNNNNNNNNNNNNNNNNNNNNNNNNNNNNNNNNNNNNNNNNNNNNNNNNNNNNNNNNNNNNNNNNNNNNNNNNNNNNNNNNNNNNNNNNNNNNNNNNNNNNNNNNNNNNNNNNNNNNNNNNNNNNNNNNNNNNNNNNNNNNNNNNNNNNNNNNNNNNNNNNNNNNNNNNNNNNNNNNNNNNNNNNNNNNNNNNNNNNNNNNNNNNNAAATACAAGTTAAAGTATCATACAAAAATCCAAACTTCATGTTTACTACTTCAGATACTTTGGCCCCACTTCTCGANNNNNNNNNNNNNNNNNNNNNNNNNNNNNNNNNNNNNNNNNNNNNNNAAGGCAAGATTTATCTTTATTAACTCTTATGTCCTATCACTGAATAAATACCAAAGTGTGAAGTTCAACCAGGAAAAATAAACCTTACCTCACACCTGCTCACTGCCAGAGTTGATGTATCTTAGAGCTGTGTGTTCTTTAAAAGGATAGGTGGAATTAAAGCGAGTTCACAACACAGNNNNNNNNNNNNNNNNNNNNNNNNNNNNNNNNNNNNNNNNNNNNNNNNNNNNNNNNNNNNNNNNNNNNNNNNNNNNNNNNNNNNNNNNNNNNNNNGTACGTGGTAGTAACAGGTTACTTGATCTTGTCTCAAAGCcttcaacagaaaataaaaagatggctCGTGAAATTTANNNNNNNNNNNNNNNNNNNNNNNNNNNNNNNNNNNNNNNNNNNNNNNNNNNNNNNNNNNNNNNNNNNNNNNNNNNNNNNNNNNNNNNNNNNNNNNNNNNNNNNNNNNNNNNNNNNNNNNNNNNNNNNNNNNNNNNNNNNNNNNNNNNNNNNNNNNNNNNNNNNNNNNNNNNNNNNNNNNNNNNNNNNNNNNNNNNNNNNNNNNNNNNNNNNNNNNNNNNNNNNNNNNNNNNNNNNNNNNNNNNNNNNNNNNNNNNNNNNNNNNNNNNNNNNNNNNNNNNNNNNNNNNNNNNNNNNNNNNNNNNNNNNNNNNNNNNNNNNNNNNNNNNNNNNNNNNNNNNNNNNNNNNNNNNNNNNNNNNNNNNNNNNNNNNNNNNNNNNNNNNNNNNNNNNNNNNNNNNNNNNNNNNNNNNNNNNNNNNNNNNNNNNNNNNNNNNNNNNNNNNNNNNNNNNNNNNNNNNNNNNNNNNNNNNNNNNNNNNNNNNNNNNNNNNNNNNNNNNNNNNNNNNNNNNNNNNNNNNNNNNNNNNNNNNNNNNNNNNNNNNNNNNNNNNNNNNNNNNNNNNNNNNNNNNNNNNNNNNNNNNNNNNNNNNNNNNNNNNNNNNNNNNNNNNNNNNNNNNNNNNNGNNNNNNNNNNNNNNNNNNNNNNNNNNNNNNNNNNNNNNNNNNNNNNNNNNNNNNNNNNNNNNNNNNNNNNNNNNNNNNNNNNNNNNNNNNNNNNNNNNNNNNNNNNNNNNNNNNNNNNNNNNNNNNNNNNNNNNNNNNNNNNNNNNNNNNNNNNNNNNNNNNNNNNNNNNNNNNNNNNNNNNNNNNNNNNNNNNNNNNNNNNNNNNNNNNNNNNNNNNNNNNNNNNNNNNNNNNNNNNNNNNNNNNNNNNNNNNNNNNNNNNNNNNNNNNNNNNNNNNNNNNNNNNNNNNNNNNNNNNNNNNNNNNNNNNNNNNNNNNNNNNNNNNNNNNNNNNNNNNNNNNNNNNNNNNNNNNNNNNNNNNNNNNNNNNNNNNNNNNNNNNNNNNNNNNNNNNNNNNNNNNNNNNNNNNNNNNNNNNNNNNNNNNNNNNNNNNNNNNNNNNNNNNNNNNNNNNNNNNNNNNNNNNNNNNNNNNNNNNNNNNNNNNNNNNNNNNNNNNNNNNNNNNNNNNNNNNNNNNNNNNNNNNNNNNNNNNNNNNNNNNNNNNNNNNNNNNNNNNNNNNNNNNNNNNNNNNNNNNNNNNNNNNNNNNNNNNNNNNNNNNNNNNNNNNNNNNNNNNNNNNNNNNNNNNNNNNNNNNNNNNNNNNNNNNNNNNNNNNNNNNNNNNNNNNNNNNNNNNNNNNNNNNNNNNNNNNNNNNNNNNNNNNNNNNNNNNNNNNNNNNNNNNNNNNNNNNNNNNNNNNNNNNNNNNNNNNNNNNNNNNNNNNNNNNNNNNNNNNNNNNNNNNNNNNNNNNNNNNNNNNNNNNNNNNNNNNNNNNNNNNNNNNNNNNNNNNNNNNNNNNNNNNNNNNNNNNNNNNNNNNNNNNNNNNNNNNNNNNNNNNNNNNNNNNNNNNNNNNNNNNNNNNNTCAGAGCGAAATATGCAAATGACAATGTatttccgaattttttttttaatgaatatattataaatatactttttcttttatcctcttctctctctcttttctctcattttgagGAAGAGTGAACAGCACGTATAATTTGCGGTTCGTATCATTTTGCCAAATGAAGTGCAACTGTTAACATTAAtacaggttttttttatttttggtaaaatGCGCGTATTCCGTGAATTCATATAAATACGAGTCTGGTGTAATTTTCtttacgatcttttttttttttttatcttcgtccGGATTTCCGNNNNNNNNNNNNNNNNNNNNNNNNNNNNNNNNNNNNNNNNNNNNNNNNNNNNNNNNNNNNNNNNNNNNNNNNNNNNNNNNNNNNNNNNNNNNNNNNNNNNNNNNNNNNNNNNNNNNNNNNNNNNNNNNNNNNNNNNNNNNNNNNNNNNNNNNNNNNNNNNNNNNNNNNNNNNNNNNNNNNNNNNNNNNNNNNNNNNNNNNNNNNNNNNNNNNNNNNNNNNNNNNNNNNNNNNNNNNNNNNNNNNNNNNNNNNNNaaaacgtttttttttccccctttttcctataCTCTTCCGACCCaactattcttcctcctccccccccctcttttgggccccccttttccttttttcccccttaaaaacccccccctttttaaacttttttttgtctttcttcttttccccctttNNNNNNNNNNNNNNNNNNNNNNNNNNNNNNNNNNNNNNNNNNNNNNNNNNNNNNNNNNNNNNNNNNNNNNNNNNNNNNNNNNNNNNNNNNNNNNNNNNNNNNNNNNNNNNNNNNNNNNNNNTTTTAAATCCTCaaattctccccctctttttcctccctctttccccccccgcctttttctccccctctttccctttgctccccccctgtttcccttcctcttttaaaTCATCCCCCTTTCttaatcatctttatcttctaNNNNNNNNNNNNNNNNNNNNNNNNNNNNNNNNNNNNNNNTATCTAATTCCCTTTCCTGCTATTTCTCCGTCTGATGTAAGAACAGCGGTAATTAACCCNNNNNNNNNNNNNNNNNNNNNNNNNNNNNNNNNNNNNNNNNNNNNNNNNNNNNNNNNNNNNNNNNNNNNNNNNNNNNNNNNNNNNNNNNNNNNNNNNNNNNNNNNNNNNNNNNNNNNNNNNNNNNNNNNNNNNNNNNNNNNNNNNNNNNNNNNNNNNNNNNNNNNNNNNNNNNNNNNNNNNNNNNNNNNNNNNNNNNNNNNNNNNNNNNNNNNNNNNNNNNNNNNNNNNNNNNNNNNNNNNNNNNNNNNNNNNNNNNNNNNNNNNNNNNNNNNNNNNNNNNNNNNNNNNNNNNNNNNNNNNNNNNNNNNNNNNNNNNNNNNNNNNNNNNNNNNNNNNNNNNNNNNNNNNNNNNNNNNNNNNNNNNNGTACAGGGGAAAAATTAGTTTCTCAAGACAGGAAAAAACGNNNNNNNNNNNNNNNNNNNNNNNNNNNNNNNNNNNNNNNNNNNNNNNNNNNNNNNNNNNNNNNNNNNNNNNNNNNNNNNNNNNNNNNNNNNNNNNNNNNNGAGTGGTCTGTGATCTGAAACACATGAACTGTGTGAGAACCAGGTAAGTTGGAGTCGGCTATATTGGGTATGTCTGCGTCAAAGGTCGCTAGGGGCAGCTGGGTACACGACAGGTTCCACTTATGCAGGAGATGTTCTAGCGACCAGTCTGACGCTCTTTCCTGGTAAGAGCACACAAACCGGGCGTGGGGGTTGTGCTCCAACAAAAATGACACTGTCACCAGGATGTCCTCAAACACAGCTGGGTCATAAAAGCAGTCGGAACCCAAGATGATGTCTATGGGCCCAAGATCCAAGAGCTCGGGGGTGAAAAGGCCCCAGGTTATCCCTACCACTGCCACTGACCCAACTATGCCATTGGCCTGACATGACACCTCGCAGTTCTGCAGACACTTGGGTAGCTGCCCTGAGTCTGACAGAATGACATTAGCTCCACATTTGGCTGCTACAATGCCCGGGAGTGCTGTTCCTGCACCAAGCTCAAGGACATTGCGTTTTTGGAAGTCGTGACGGTGGTACCAAACATACTGTGCCAACACCGGGGCACATGGCCACGTGTACATGCCATAGCTGGGACTTACTACCTGGAAGGGGATATGTGGTTAGNNNNNNNNNNNNNNNNNNNNNNNNNNNNNNNNNNATTACTGCAGCTTATCATACTGCAAACCAAACTTTTGTCTGGAACTATTTGTAAGTAAAACTAAggacaaacaaaaagaacattACAAAAATAGAAACACATCAAGTACACAAAACAAtatcagaaaaatataaaagaagacatGACAATTCAACTGCTAGGGTTTAGCCACAGGAAAGACCGAATTAAAATCAATTTCAGCAATTCAAATTTTCTCCATACACAACAAAATCTACATGCATCAGCTCTTTAatttatagaaaaattaaaaaatcagacAGGCACTACAATTACCACGTCAATTCACACTAAAATactgcctcaccccccccccctattagtACCTTATACAGAGGGCTGACTGCATTAAAAATTATGGACAAACTTTTTAAGACTGGACTACTGTATACTATGTCcttcaatgacaataatatttcaATGCAAAATGACAAGATTGACTGCCAACTGAATTCCAGTTAACTAAAATCTAACACACTGAATATACTAATTCATTTTGATGAGAGATTATGCAAAGTTCACACCAGCTAACAAAAGTAAAAGCATCAAAGTGAAGATATAAATCAACTACAAAAAATGGGCAGGACTTTCCTAGGCAAAGAACCAATTCCCTCCTCTTCAAATCTCTGGAGTGAACAGCAATGTTTAGAACAATTTTATAcatgataacattattaacattacaacaTTATCCTGTATTAAACCTACTGGGAATGTTCAATAATAAATGCCGTCATGAACCTTTTCCAAAACTTTACAACATTCAGTTTGgagtttataattttaataatctttatCACGATTTGgatgatatatttttgaaactATACAGTCTGCTTCCCTCTTCTCCACAACTTGCAATTCTTTTCGATTATGGGATAGGCAAATAAGCAGGATTGGTNNNNNNNNNNNNNNNNNNNNNNNNNNNNNNNNNNNNNNNNNNNNNNNNNNNNNNNNNNNNNNNNNNNNNNNNNNNNNNNNNNNNNNNNNNNNNNNNNNNNNNNNNNNNNNNNNNNNNNNNNNNNNNNNNNNNNNNNNNNNNNNNNNNNNNNNNNNNNNNNNNNNNNNNNNNNNNNNNNNNNNNNNNNNNNNNNNNNNNNNNNNNNNNNNNNNNNNNNNNNNNNNNNNNNNNNNNNNNNNNNNNNNNNNNNNNNNNNNNNNNNNNNNNNNNNNNNNNNNNNNNNNNNNNNNNNNNNNNNNNNNNNNNNNNNNNNNNNNNNNNNNNNNNNNNNNNNNNNNNNNNNNCTACTACTATNNNNNNNNNNNNNNNNNNNNNNNNNNNNNNNNNNNNNNNNNNNNNNNNNNNNNNATAAAAAGAATATTGTCTAAGTAACAAAAATTGCATGAGTCCTTTCTATTCAAAAAGCGTGTATGTCAACGCACATGGTACGATAAGATCTTTAAGACATTCCTGATTTACTGTCCAATAAGTCTTGTTCTATCTTACCAGAATAGAGGTAATGATAGTTTGCAGCAATGTCAACAAATGCAAAGGCTTTCGCAATTACTTAACACTGCACTTCTATTGGTTCATGTTTTAACTGATTCTCAATATCAATAGGACTCGAGCTTTGGGCACTAAGGATTAGCACATATCACGCTTGGTTAAAACATAGCCAACAGTtattacaagaaaagaaaagaagagaaaaaaacattttgaaagttACTGAAAATATTTACCACATTGGTCAAGTAAGCTATTATAAAACATATGCTCATAACCCTTTGTCAGCACTAGTGGACAGACATTTCTTGAAAAATTTAAGCTAAACCATTTTCTACTACTAACACTTGCTTACTCAATTTGTCCGTTCCTAAGATAATGTAAATACCTCAGCTCACTGGTACAATTGGGCCAGCAACACCTGTCAACATGCAACACCCATTTTCACTTTAACCCACCCAACAACTTCAGAGGACACATTACAGTTCCATATTCTACCAAGGTTTGTATGATCTTTACCTAATACGTTTAAAACAATCACCACAGCCTATACACTTTTAGCACTTCAGCAAAAGCTGACACACCTCTACTACATGCACTCTGGCAAGACATTTGATATACAAGTCACCTGGAAGTCTGTAATCAGCAGTTCCTTGTAAATACATCAGTACTATATTGGACTTCAAATTGTAGGTCTGTCACAGATCACAATATACCTCAAGAGGTCATGTTTTGAAAGCCTGTGCAGGTATCTTTTCAGCATTTACAAAATTTCCCACAACAGCGCTACCTATGCTGCAAAACCACATAGAATGGGACTGCAACAAACAATGCCATAGACTCTGCACTTTCTTGTCCAGGAAAAGACCAAAAATATCTACCAAGTAAATTCTTCTGACGAAAGAGATCTTACACTGTTGTTCCGTAAATGATAAATTGCCAAGGGATCCTACCAGATGATCTTAACATTGATGGCCATTAATAAGCGTGAAGTAAAGAAGTATTGAAAGGTGTATAAAGCCATTTGCTTTGATAGGCAATAGTTGGATTACCTATACTttgaagattatcattattattttttgtctattagtgctgtttcatttgcttttgtcgactcattaatttttttctatatctccccTGTGCAGCTCCATCTGAAATACTTATGTACTTTCTTTATAATAGGATTAACTGTGAAGAAGATAGTTACAGTGGCTTCCAACTACACCCTCCCACTCTTAGCTCTAACAATTATAAAACCCACTATCCAAATCACTTAGAAATTGTGGTGATATCTAATGGGAAGCTTACAACATTTAGCTAAAGCCGACAGTATTGCAATGGGACTATCAATGCACCAAAATACCAGTAATCTCAAACAAGCATATTCCGGAAAAATAGAGCCGGACTAGTTCTTTATTGACATACAGCTGAAGAGGTCTACAAGCTCTATCTTGCCGGAACACACAAGACGACCCTACATTTGCCTCTGCTTGTGATGAAAGCTGCAGAGGATTTTGGCCATggatgtattataaatatttatcagaGGTGGAAATACTGCCTTTAAGAGTGCTGGGTTTATGTACAATGTTATTGATGCACTGTATATCAACAAAATTCATAAACACTAACACTATAAAAATCAGAGTTTTTGCTTTCATATAAGCAGTGATGATAGTGAAGTTCTAATTATCANNNNNNNNNNNNNNNNNNNNNNNNNNNNNNNNNNNNNNNNNNNNNNNNNNNNNNNNNNNNNNNNNNNNNNNNNNNNNNNNNNNNNNNNNNNNGTTGTTTACTCTCATGTTCACCGCCGGTCAAGTTCCCTTAAATAACCCGATATAGAGAACTACACTTAAATAGAACGTCTACCTGATACGTCTTCTAAAAATAATCAAACACCCTTCTATNNNNNNNNNNNNNNNNNNNNNNNNNNNNNNNNNNNNNNNNNNNNNNNNNNNNNNNNNNNNNNNNNNNNNNTCGCGTcatttctcccccaaaaaatccctGACGAGACCCCACCAGCCTCATTCCCCTCCCGTCGTTCCcaccctcctccgccctctctcgcctctccagCCCCCGGCCGCCCGCCCTCAGCGCCTCACCTCGGGAATCAGCACCTCAAGGCATTCAGACGAGGCCGAGTTCCTGCCCTCACACGACCTGAACAGGAATTTCCGAACGTGTTGCGGGACCTCAGCCATGCGCCCTCGGGACTCCTCGCCAGGGACCGCCGGCCTAAAGCATCTTTGCCTTGttttggtttttcgtttttcgGGCTCCGTTCGGTTTTTGTGGCTGTTGGTGTTTTTAGGGGGTTAGGGGatttttttacattcttcttagggaatttgtttttgtatgtatggtgGTTATTCTTGTGCGTCGAGATatgaaaatgtgtgtaaataattttCCGNNNNNNNNNNNNNNNNNNNNNNNNNNNNNNNNNNNNNNNNNNNNNNNNAAGGGACTGTATTTAtttgcgttttgtttgttttctttccgttttccgGGTTTTGGAAATTTGTTTTTCGGTCAATTACGATCGAGTTTTATTTGACTGACGTTTCATAAGATTTTgcaatagattttattttatatctttgtatGAAAGGAAATGTaacatatcatttatcttaaacTCTGTACCGGAGATTTTATTACATTAGCCATTGTATCTCCGTGGCATTAAATATAGCTGTAGGTGTGATCGAGAAATA
Encoded proteins:
- the LOC119591244 gene encoding methyltransferase-like protein 23 (The sequence of the model RefSeq protein was modified relative to this genomic sequence to represent the inferred CDS: added 19 bases not found in genome assembly), producing the protein MAEVPQHVRKFLFRSCEGRNSASSECLEVLIPEVVSPSYGMYTWPCAPVLAQYVWYHRHDFQKRNVLELGAGTALPGIVAAKCGANVILSDSGQLPKCLQNCEVSCQANGIVGSVAVVGITWGLFTPELLDLGPIDIILGSDCFYDPAVFEDILVTVSFLLEHNPHARFVCSYQERASDWSLEHLLHKWNLSCTQLPLATFDADIPNIADSNLPGSHTVHVFQITRTTRS